In Rhodamnia argentea isolate NSW1041297 chromosome 1, ASM2092103v1, whole genome shotgun sequence, the genomic window CGCTTATTCGGTTGCAGCGACAATTGTAGATCAGACAATTGGCTCAATCAGAACAGTAAGCAAGAATGTAATCGATAAAGTATGACACCACTATAATTGTTCTCTTCCTTCGTGTGATGTAGAAATCCTATTGTCACAGGTTGCATCTTTTTCGGGCGAAAAACAAGCCGTAAAGAAGTATAACAAGTCACTTATCAAGGCATACCGGTTTGGAGTACAAGAGGGCTTGGTCGTCGGGTTGGGCTTCGGCATGCTTATGTTTACCGTGTTCTGCAGTTATTCATTCGCAGTGTGGCTCGGCGGGAAAATGATAGCTGAAAAAGGGTACACAGGAGGGCGTGTCATTAACGTAGTCTTTGCAGTGTTGCTTGGATCCTTGTAAGTCGTGACATCCTGTTTTGCCGTTATCATTTGATATTTTTGCCCATCTGAAACAAGCTAACAAGATTTTCAACATTTTATTTGGACCCCTTTGAAAGATCTCTGGGCCAAGCATCTCCTTGTTTGAGTGCGTTTGTTGCTGGACAAGCTGCGGCATTTGAGATGTTTGACGCAATGAAAAGGAAGCCGGAGATCGATGCCTTTGACAAAAGCGGAAAAAGGTTGGAAGCATTGTCTGGACATATAGAACTAAGAGATGTCTACTTCAGCTATCCGACCAGACCGAATGAGCGGGTGTTGAATGCTTTGTCCCTGGTAATACCTGGTGGTTCCACTGCAGCTTTGGTCGGGCATAGTGGAAGTGGGAAATCGACCATCGTCAGTTTGATCGAAAGATTTTATGATCCACAGGAGGGCGAAATTCTCATTGATCATGTCAACATCAGAGAGCTCCAACTCAGATGGATTAGGGGAAAAATCGGTCTTGTCAGCCAGGAACCCGTGCTATTTTTCGCAAGCATCCGGGATAACATTGCGTATGGGAAGGATGGTGCTACAAACGACGAAATAATAGCAGCTGCTAAGGTTGCTAATGCTGCTAACTTCATCGACATGCTGCCTCAGGTAACTTTTGTTCTTGAATAGTTCGCCAGTGTTCCTCTTCTCTAGTTTGAAAGCTATCAAATCAAAGCCTTCTTGTCGGAAGCGAGAGCGTTTGTAAACGAGAAGCTGCTTTTGTTTTCATAATTTGATTGCATGTAGGGACTAGCCACCATGGTTGGAGAGCATGGAATTCATCTTTCTGGGGGCCAGAAGCAGAGAATTGCCATTGCTAGAGCAGTCCTGAAGGATCCGAAAATTTTACTACTCGATGAAGCCACGAGTGCACTCGATGTAGAATCTGAACGAGTAGTGCAAGAGGCGTTGGACAGAGTTATGAAGGATCGCACTACTGTGGTTATAGCCCATCGCTTGAGTACAGTCAGGGACGCAGATGTCATCTGTGTGATTGATCaagggaaaattatcgaaaaaggtAAACGTtctttgttgtttgttttttcaataTCTCCAATGCCGGAGTTTGCAGAATAGATCGTGACGTATTTTGTCACAAATTGCACTTGCATGATCCAAGGTTCGCATGATGAGCTAGTCAAGAACTTTAAAGGTGCATATAGCCAGTTGTTTCGGCTTCAAGAAGCTGCCAAAGAGCCAGAAAGGACGCCCGTGAAATATTCAGACCAGAGTCATCTCTTGTTTTCGGCTTCATCCGGGCAGTCGCCTGAATTCAGTTTTTCATACTCAGACACAGCATCTGAAAAAGGCCTCGGTACCAGCGATTCCAAAGCATCATCACCAGCACCGGAAGTATCTCTCACCCGTTTGGCCTATCTTAATAGCCCGGAGATTCCGGTGTTGCTGTTAGGCGCGATAGCTGCAGCTTGCAATGGCATCATATATCCAATTTTTGGCTCGATGCTCGCTAGTTTGATCAAAACATTTTGCGAACCAGTGGAGGATCTCCGAAAAGATTCCAAATATTGGGCACTGATGTTTCTGATTCTGGGCATGGCATCCTTGGTGGTGACGCCATTGAGCATGTATTTTTTTGCCGTGGCGGGGTGTAAGTTGATCAAAAGAATCCGGTCGATGAGTTTTGAGAAGGTGGTACACATGGACATAGGTTGGTTCGATGAAACCGAGCACTCGAGCGGTGCGATTGGCGCAAGGCTTTCGACAGACGCGACGTCGGTGCGTCTTTTGGTGGGAGACACTCTTGCTTTGCTTGCGCAGAATGCTGCGACAATGATCGCTGGGTTGCTCATCGCTTTCAAAACAAACTGGGAATTGGCTCTTGTGATTCTCGCTTTGCTTCCCTTAATTGGTATCAGTGGATATGTTCAAATGCAGTCCATGAAAGGCTTCAACACAGATGCAGAGGTCTGTCCCTGACATTGTTGAGTCCAGCTTAGAGCTAACATATTGAACAAAAAGCGCGAAAATTTGACAGATGAACAACATGGAACAGACTTTTTGTATAGTGCATAGAGTACAGGAATTTTGCATATTAAGTGGTTAGTCTAATCAGTCCAATTGTATATCTGCAGAAATTGTATGGGGAAGCAAGTCAAGTTGCTAGCGATGCGGTCGCCAACATGAGGACAGTCGCATCGTTCTGTGCCGAAGAAAAAATGGTAGCACTTTATCAAACAAAATCTCGAGGCCGTCTAAAGGGAGGAGTTAGGAAGGGAATTATAAGTGGTATCGGCTTTGGATTATCgttctttcttctatttttcgtCTATGCTGTGAGCTTCCATGTCGGAGCTGAgctcgtcggccaaaataagACAACTTTTCCTAAGGTTTTTCGGGTAAGTTTCTCATTTCGCTCATGCATCTGATGCATCTTTCTCCTAGGCTTTCATGTCCCTGACTTCGGTTCAATAATTTGCATGGCAGGTCTTTTTTGTATTGACAATGACGGGAATCGGAATTTCGCAGTCGAACTCCCTCGCACCCAATGTGAGTAAAGCAAAGAGTTCGGTTGCTTCCATATTCGAAATCTTAGACCTAACATCTAAGATCGATGCCAGTGGCAACCGTGGAACTACTCTAGCAAATGTGAAAGGAGACATCAAATTTCATCACCTAAAATTCAAGTATCCAACTAGGCCTGAACTCCTAGTATTCAAAGACTTCTGCTTGTCCATCCACTCTGGTCAGGTACAACAATACAAGATTAGCTCGTTCCTCTCAGTCTTTTCACTCTCGATACGCTTAATCTGATAAAGAGGCTTGTCAGCTCAAACGCGGTAAGTTAAAAATTTCATGTGTCTCCTCTCATGTACTAGTCAGTTGCTTTGGTTGGAGAGAGCGGGAGCGGAAAATCGACGGTAGTATCTTTGCTGCAAAGATTTTATGACCCTGATTCTGGTCGAATAACCTTGGACGGAGCCGATATACGGGAGCTAAACTTGGAGTGGTTAAGGGGACAGATGGGTCTGGTGAGCCAAGAGCCTGTCCTGTTTAATGACACGATCCGTGCTAACATCGCATACGGGAAAGGCGGCAGTGCAACAGAGGCGGAGATCGTAGTGGCGGCGGAGTTGGCCAATGCTCACAATTTCATCAGTGGCTTACAACAGGTTGAGGCTTCAATCTGTCAACATGCTTCTAAGGTTTCAGAGTCTTCATTTGGGTTGCCAGTTATTACTGACGATGACATTGTAAACATGCACAGGGTTACGATACAACAGTGGGCGAAAGAGGGATTCAGTTGTCCGGTGGGCAAAAGCAGCGGGTGGCGATCGCCAGAGCCATAGTGAAAAA contains:
- the LOC115747784 gene encoding ABC transporter B family member 21-like, which encodes MGREMSSRQTSSSRNHLAEVEQVMKDGAKMLPYHKLFSFADSFDYFLMFLGTIAAIENGIATPLMTVLFGDLIDSVGKNFDTSIAVHEVNEVCLKIIYLALGSGFASFLQVACWMITAERQATRIRNSYLRTVLRQEIAFFDKETSTGEIIVKISSNTFLIQEAVGEKVGNFIQFVATFLGGFFIAFVKGWLFTLAMLSTIPPLVICGAITVKLTGKLMSHAQGAYSVAATIVDQTIGSIRTVASFSGEKQAVKKYNKSLIKAYRFGVQEGLVVGLGFGMLMFTVFCSYSFAVWLGGKMIAEKGYTGGRVINVVFAVLLGSLSLGQASPCLSAFVAGQAAAFEMFDAMKRKPEIDAFDKSGKRLEALSGHIELRDVYFSYPTRPNERVLNALSLVIPGGSTAALVGHSGSGKSTIVSLIERFYDPQEGEILIDHVNIRELQLRWIRGKIGLVSQEPVLFFASIRDNIAYGKDGATNDEIIAAAKVANAANFIDMLPQGLATMVGEHGIHLSGGQKQRIAIARAVLKDPKILLLDEATSALDVESERVVQEALDRVMKDRTTVVIAHRLSTVRDADVICVIDQGKIIEKGSHDELVKNFKGAYSQLFRLQEAAKEPERTPVKYSDQSHLLFSASSGQSPEFSFSYSDTASEKGLGTSDSKASSPAPEVSLTRLAYLNSPEIPVLLLGAIAAACNGIIYPIFGSMLASLIKTFCEPVEDLRKDSKYWALMFLILGMASLVVTPLSMYFFAVAGCKLIKRIRSMSFEKVVHMDIGWFDETEHSSGAIGARLSTDATSVRLLVGDTLALLAQNAATMIAGLLIAFKTNWELALVILALLPLIGISGYVQMQSMKGFNTDAEKLYGEASQVASDAVANMRTVASFCAEEKMVALYQTKSRGRLKGGVRKGIISGIGFGLSFFLLFFVYAVSFHVGAELVGQNKTTFPKVFRVFFVLTMTGIGISQSNSLAPNVSKAKSSVASIFEILDLTSKIDASGNRGTTLANVKGDIKFHHLKFKYPTRPELLVFKDFCLSIHSGQSVALVGESGSGKSTVVSLLQRFYDPDSGRITLDGADIRELNLEWLRGQMGLVSQEPVLFNDTIRANIAYGKGGSATEAEIVVAAELANAHNFISGLQQGYDTTVGERGIQLSGGQKQRVAIARAIVKNPRILLLDEATSALDIESERVVQDALDRAMARRTTLVVAHRLSTIRRADVIAVLKDGAIVEKGSHETLMNMRNGIYATMTAPHDRVASVK